One Microbacterium trichothecenolyticum DNA window includes the following coding sequences:
- a CDS encoding 3-oxoacyl-ACP synthase III, with product MPGNATTRFDDVALVSVASVLPGRVTTSDDIEDRLAPALHRLKLKPGLLRRVAGVNERRNWAAGESSDEATIAAGKQALAEAGVDPREVGLIINTSVTRKHLEPSVAVRLHHGLGLPSSAINFDVANACLGFINGMSLAAGMIQSGQVKYALIVNGEDADEIQVNTINRLVREDLDRDAFMQEFASLTLGSGAAAAVLGRASDHPEGHRLVGGVTRAATQFYDLCVGSVDGMFTDAKALLKGGLDLVVSAWKEAKGEFSWTGMDRYITHQVSSVHTSAIVRAAKLDRSRVPVTYPHLGNVGPASIPITLVDEQKTLRRGDRVLLMGVGSGLNTGMLELAW from the coding sequence TTGCCAGGAAACGCCACGACCCGCTTCGACGATGTGGCCCTCGTATCGGTGGCGAGCGTCCTGCCCGGCCGGGTGACGACGTCGGATGACATCGAGGACCGCCTCGCTCCCGCTCTGCACCGGCTGAAGCTGAAGCCGGGTCTGCTGCGACGGGTCGCGGGCGTGAATGAGCGCCGCAACTGGGCCGCGGGGGAATCCTCCGACGAGGCGACGATCGCCGCGGGCAAGCAGGCGCTCGCCGAGGCGGGCGTCGATCCCCGCGAGGTCGGCCTCATCATCAACACCTCCGTCACGCGCAAGCATCTCGAGCCCTCGGTGGCCGTTCGACTGCACCACGGACTGGGTCTGCCGAGCTCGGCGATCAACTTCGACGTCGCCAATGCCTGCCTCGGGTTCATCAACGGCATGAGCCTGGCCGCCGGCATGATCCAGTCCGGCCAGGTCAAGTACGCCCTGATCGTCAACGGTGAAGATGCCGACGAGATCCAGGTCAACACGATCAACCGGCTCGTCCGCGAGGATCTCGACCGCGACGCGTTCATGCAGGAGTTCGCCTCGCTCACCCTCGGCTCGGGCGCTGCCGCGGCCGTGCTCGGCCGCGCGAGCGACCACCCCGAGGGTCACCGCCTCGTCGGCGGCGTCACCCGCGCGGCGACGCAGTTCTATGACCTCTGCGTCGGCAGCGTCGACGGCATGTTCACCGACGCGAAGGCCCTGCTCAAGGGCGGGCTCGACCTCGTGGTCTCGGCCTGGAAAGAGGCCAAGGGCGAGTTCTCGTGGACCGGCATGGACCGCTACATCACGCACCAGGTGTCCTCCGTGCACACCTCCGCGATCGTGCGCGCCGCCAAGCTCGACCGCAGCCGGGTTCCCGTGACCTACCCGCACCTGGGCAATGTGGGTCCGGCATCCATCCCCATCACCCTCGTCGACGAGCAGAAGACGCTGCGCCGCGGCGACCGCGTCCTGCTGATGGGAGTGGGCTCCGGGCTGAACACCGGCATGCTGGAGCTGGCCTGGTGA
- a CDS encoding AAA family ATPase, producing MTDSPETPTTTPTPDATTDAPGHDVLRESMHRVRLEVGKAVVGQDGTVTGLLIALLARGHVLLEGVPGVAKTLLVRSFSRALGLDTHRVQFTPDLMPGDVTGSLVYDARAGEFEFRAGPVFTHVLLADEINRTPPKTQAALLEAMEERQVSSDGVSRPLPDPFLVAATQNPIEHEGTYTLPEAQLDRFLLKLVVDLPGRDAEVDVLRRHASGFDPRRLDEAGVAPAITGPEILAAQRAAASVAVDDDVLGYVVDLARATRQSPSVLLGVSPRATTGLLAAAKAWAWLSGYPAITPDHVQTMLVPVWRHRIRLRPEAEIEGVSVDAILTSVLQQTRVPL from the coding sequence ATGACCGACTCCCCCGAGACGCCGACGACGACCCCGACGCCGGACGCGACCACCGACGCCCCTGGCCACGACGTGCTGCGCGAGTCCATGCACCGGGTGCGTCTCGAGGTCGGCAAGGCCGTCGTCGGGCAGGACGGCACGGTCACCGGGCTGCTGATCGCTCTGCTGGCGCGCGGCCACGTTCTGCTCGAGGGCGTGCCGGGTGTCGCCAAGACGCTGCTGGTGCGCTCGTTCAGCCGCGCCCTGGGCCTCGATACCCACCGCGTGCAGTTCACCCCCGACCTCATGCCCGGCGATGTCACCGGCTCGCTCGTATACGACGCGCGTGCCGGCGAGTTCGAGTTCCGCGCGGGTCCGGTCTTCACCCACGTGCTGCTCGCCGACGAGATCAACCGCACGCCGCCGAAGACCCAGGCGGCCCTGCTCGAGGCGATGGAGGAGCGACAGGTGTCTTCCGACGGGGTGAGTCGTCCGCTTCCCGACCCCTTCCTCGTCGCCGCCACGCAGAACCCCATCGAGCACGAGGGCACCTACACCCTGCCCGAGGCCCAGCTCGACCGCTTCCTGCTGAAGCTGGTCGTCGACCTGCCGGGCCGCGACGCGGAGGTCGACGTGCTCCGTCGCCACGCGAGCGGCTTCGATCCTCGGCGCCTCGACGAGGCCGGTGTCGCCCCGGCCATCACCGGGCCCGAGATCCTCGCGGCCCAGCGCGCCGCGGCATCCGTCGCCGTCGACGACGACGTGCTCGGCTACGTCGTGGATCTCGCGCGCGCCACCCGGCAGAGCCCCTCGGTGCTGCTGGGCGTGAGCCCGCGCGCGACGACCGGGCTGCTCGCCGCGGCGAAGGCGTGGGCCTGGCTCAGCGGATACCCGGCCATCACCCCCGACCACGTACAGACCATGCTCGTCCCCGTCTGGCGGCACCGCATCCGCCTGCGACCCGAGGCGGAGATCGAGGGCGTATCCGTGGATGCCATCCTCACCTCCGTGCTGCAACAGACGCGCGTGCCCCTCTGA
- a CDS encoding DUF58 domain-containing protein: protein MVVTGRLALLVALGVVPLVLLSTAGTPAWAVAGGWVVLCGALAATDAFLAADPRRVEVTRSLPERALRDEPVVGELRVRNLGTRTLRALVRDAWQPTAGAPEERMTFTVPPGERRTATLPLLPRRRGELRSAFVVVRSAGPLGIAGRQAVVDAPGRIRVLPPFTSRRHLPSRLARLRELDGNTTLQVRGQGTEFDSLREYVRGDDVRSIDWRATARAGTTMLRTWRPERDRHVVIVIDTGRTAAARVGDGVRLDAAMEAALLLSVLATRAGDHVHLLMFDRVTRARVTRVDGAQLLPRVVDAMAGVDPQLIDTDWDAAFAQVRALAMRPALVVLLTAADDPEAARAFLASLPAVAARSRLLVATATDGPGEVPEHHDAADVYAAAAIERARHDADRVRGGVVRAGGDAVSASADDLPPLVADRYLALKAAGWL from the coding sequence ATGGTCGTCACCGGCCGCCTCGCCCTGCTCGTCGCTCTCGGCGTCGTCCCCCTCGTGCTGCTGAGCACGGCGGGCACCCCGGCGTGGGCGGTCGCCGGAGGGTGGGTCGTGCTGTGCGGGGCGCTCGCGGCGACCGACGCGTTCCTCGCCGCCGACCCGCGTCGCGTCGAGGTCACCCGCTCGCTTCCCGAGCGGGCGCTGCGCGACGAGCCCGTCGTCGGCGAACTGCGCGTGCGCAACCTCGGCACCCGCACGCTGCGGGCGCTCGTGCGCGACGCGTGGCAGCCGACGGCCGGGGCTCCCGAGGAGCGCATGACGTTCACGGTGCCGCCGGGCGAGCGCCGCACGGCGACATTGCCGCTTCTCCCCCGCCGGCGCGGCGAGCTGCGCAGCGCGTTCGTCGTCGTGCGCTCGGCCGGCCCTCTCGGCATCGCGGGGCGGCAGGCCGTGGTCGACGCCCCGGGCCGCATCCGCGTTCTGCCGCCGTTCACCTCCCGCCGTCACCTCCCCTCGCGGCTGGCGCGCCTGCGCGAACTCGACGGGAACACCACGCTGCAGGTACGCGGGCAGGGCACGGAGTTCGACAGCCTGCGCGAGTACGTCCGCGGCGACGACGTCCGCTCGATCGACTGGCGCGCGACGGCGCGCGCGGGAACGACCATGCTGCGCACGTGGCGCCCCGAACGAGACCGGCACGTCGTCATCGTGATCGACACGGGCCGTACCGCCGCCGCCCGCGTGGGCGACGGGGTGCGCCTGGATGCCGCGATGGAGGCCGCTCTGCTGCTGTCGGTGCTCGCGACACGCGCCGGCGACCACGTGCACCTGCTGATGTTCGACCGGGTGACACGGGCGCGCGTCACCCGTGTCGACGGCGCGCAGCTGCTGCCGAGGGTGGTCGATGCGATGGCCGGTGTGGATCCGCAACTGATCGACACCGACTGGGATGCCGCGTTCGCGCAGGTCCGGGCACTTGCGATGCGTCCGGCGCTCGTCGTGCTGCTCACCGCAGCCGACGACCCCGAGGCCGCGCGCGCCTTCCTCGCGTCGCTGCCGGCCGTCGCCGCCCGCTCGCGCCTGCTCGTGGCCACGGCGACCGATGGCCCGGGCGAGGTACCCGAGCATCACGATGCCGCCGATGTGTACGCCGCCGCCGCGATCGAACGCGCCCGTCACGACGCCGACCGGGTGCGTGGCGGAGTGGTCCGCGCCGGCGGAGACGCCGTCTCGGCGTCGGCCGACGACCTGCCGCCGCTGGTCGCCGACCGCTATCTCGCGCTCAAGGCGGCCGGTTGGCTGTAG
- a CDS encoding DUF4129 domain-containing protein yields MTPALAAVTAVFPLLPDPDQAREWAERELNDPAYRAAEPTIIDRASQAVASFIRDLLTPSDGADWGPPALIVLAILLAGGVIVALLIWGRPRRVVRAGPAARALFDGDDVRSADELRREATEAAARGSWDTAIVLRFRALARGLFERGLVDPPPGATARAFARAAGAALPAFAVSMDTAAASFDDVRYLRRPGTAEGYRAIAELDDATIRARALTDGAVAAP; encoded by the coding sequence ATGACGCCCGCCCTCGCCGCGGTCACCGCGGTGTTCCCCCTGCTTCCCGACCCCGACCAGGCCCGGGAATGGGCCGAGCGCGAGCTGAACGACCCCGCCTACCGCGCCGCCGAGCCGACCATCATCGACCGCGCGTCTCAGGCCGTCGCGTCGTTCATCCGCGACCTGCTGACCCCGTCGGACGGCGCCGACTGGGGACCCCCGGCACTCATCGTGCTCGCGATCCTGCTGGCCGGCGGTGTCATCGTCGCGCTGCTGATCTGGGGACGTCCCCGACGCGTGGTGCGGGCAGGGCCCGCCGCTCGCGCCCTCTTCGACGGCGACGACGTGCGCTCGGCCGACGAACTGCGTCGTGAGGCCACCGAGGCGGCTGCCCGGGGGTCGTGGGACACGGCCATCGTGCTGCGCTTCCGCGCGCTGGCCCGTGGACTCTTCGAGCGGGGCTTGGTCGACCCGCCGCCGGGAGCGACCGCGCGCGCGTTCGCCCGCGCGGCGGGTGCGGCCCTGCCGGCGTTCGCCGTCTCGATGGATACCGCCGCGGCGAGCTTCGACGACGTGCGCTACCTCCGCCGCCCCGGGACCGCCGAGGGGTATCGCGCGATCGCCGAGCTCGACGACGCCACGATCCGTGCCCGGGCTCTCACCGACGGTGCGGTCGCCGCGCCATGA
- a CDS encoding DUF4350 domain-containing protein, with amino-acid sequence MSATTAPSRARTGRRGALGWIALVMALALVALVGGSLVYGGYQRRAVLDPDSAGPDGTRALVRVLEQQGVRVTIARDRAAAARALAAPDATLVMRDAPMLSDAALRDLAARARHTVLVEPRSRALDVLMNGSSLGGIARDEAVAPACEVPAARRAGDARATELLVPGIGVTGCYPVDGEFALLTRERDGRTVTALDGLAVLTNAALPLDGDAALAIGVLGQSETLVWYVPSPSDADEGTAAPTLAELTPSWVTPSILLLLTAALAAAIWRGRRFGPLVTERLPVTVRANETTEGRARLYAASGDAAHALGELRRAARVRLGRLLGLAAHAPAVDVADAVADRLRADRFVVRGILVDDIPRTDRELVAAADRLRDLEASVRAAVRTEGTTR; translated from the coding sequence ATGAGTGCCACGACAGCACCCTCGCGGGCGCGCACGGGCCGACGCGGCGCGCTCGGCTGGATCGCGCTGGTGATGGCCCTCGCCCTGGTCGCCCTCGTCGGTGGTTCGCTCGTCTACGGCGGTTACCAGCGGCGTGCCGTGCTCGACCCCGATTCAGCCGGGCCCGACGGCACGCGTGCGCTCGTGCGCGTACTCGAGCAGCAGGGCGTGCGGGTCACCATCGCCCGCGATCGTGCGGCAGCCGCGCGCGCGCTGGCCGCCCCCGACGCGACGCTGGTGATGCGCGATGCCCCCATGCTCTCCGACGCGGCACTGCGCGATCTCGCCGCGAGAGCCCGCCACACCGTCCTCGTCGAGCCGCGCTCGCGAGCCCTCGACGTGCTGATGAACGGCTCATCGCTGGGTGGCATCGCCCGGGACGAAGCGGTCGCTCCGGCCTGCGAGGTGCCCGCCGCGCGCCGAGCGGGCGACGCGCGAGCGACGGAACTGCTCGTCCCCGGCATCGGAGTGACGGGGTGCTACCCCGTGGACGGCGAGTTCGCGCTGCTGACGCGGGAACGCGACGGGCGCACCGTCACCGCGCTCGACGGGCTCGCGGTGCTCACCAACGCCGCTCTGCCCCTCGACGGCGACGCGGCGCTGGCGATCGGCGTGCTGGGGCAGAGCGAGACCCTCGTCTGGTACGTGCCCTCGCCGAGCGACGCCGACGAGGGCACCGCCGCACCCACACTGGCCGAGCTGACGCCCTCGTGGGTGACGCCCTCGATCCTTCTCCTGCTCACCGCCGCCCTTGCCGCCGCCATCTGGCGCGGGCGCCGGTTCGGTCCGCTCGTCACGGAGCGTCTGCCCGTGACGGTGCGGGCCAACGAGACCACCGAGGGGCGCGCGCGCCTGTATGCGGCGTCGGGCGACGCCGCGCACGCGCTCGGCGAGCTGCGTCGCGCCGCGCGGGTCCGGCTCGGCCGTCTGCTGGGCCTCGCGGCGCACGCACCCGCCGTCGACGTCGCGGATGCGGTGGCCGACCGCCTCCGTGCCGACCGTTTCGTCGTCCGCGGCATCCTCGTCGATGACATCCCCCGCACAGATCGCGAGCTCGTCGCGGCCGCCGATCGACTCCGAGACCTCGAGGCGAGCGTGCGCGCCGCCGTCCGAACCGAAGGGACCACCCGATGA